From Jiangella mangrovi:
GGGCCTCGACTCCCCCGGTGCACCGGCAGGCGACGCCGTCGTGCTCAGCACCCGCCGCACCAGCTTCCCGGCCGCCGCGGGATCGCGGCCCTCGAGCCGCGGCACCCGGCCGTGGCTGCGCCGTCGCCACTCCGCGTACGCGGTGGCGTGGCCGAGCGCCCGGGCGGCTTCTTCGGGCGACGGGTACGACGGCACCGCCCCCGGCCCGCGGACGCCCCGTCGGCCCTGGAACGTCGTGACGACGGGCTTGCCCGCCGCGGCCGCCACCTCCTCCAGCGCCCCCGCGACGTCGTCGTCGCCGGGCGCATCGACGGCCGGGGCGTAGACGACCAGGACGGAGCTGACGGCGGGCTCGTCGACGAACGCCCGCAGCGCCTTGCGGTAGTCGTCGGCCGTCGCCCCGGCCCCGAAGCCGACGGGATCGCCGTAGACGTCCAGGCCGGCGCTGACGGCGGCGTCGGCGGCCAGCAGGCACAGCGCCCCGGAGTTGCCCATGACGGCGACCGTGCGGCCCCTGGGCAGCGGCTGGTACGCCAGCAGCTGGGCGACGTCGAACATCTCGGGGATGGTGTCGACCAGGATGACGCCGGACTGGCGGAACATGGCGTCCAGCGCATCGGCGGGCGCCTCGATGGCCCGGACGGTGTGCCCCAGCGGCACGCCCTGGGTCGACCGGCCGCTCTTCACCGCGACGACGGGCTTGACCTCGGCCACGGCGCGCGAGAGCCGCGAGAACTTGCGCGGGTTGCCCAGCGACTCGAGGTACAGCAGCACCACCTCGGTGGCGGGGTCGTCGCGCCAGTACTGCAGCAGGTCGTTGCCGGACACGTCGGCGCGGTTGCCGGCCGACACGAACGTCGACACGCCCAGGCCGCGGGCGGCGCCGTCGCCCAGGATGGCCGAGCCCAGGGCGCCGGACTGAGCGAAGAACCCGACCCGCCCGGCCGGAGGCAACGTGGTGGCCAGCGACGCGTTCAGCGAGTAGGCGGGGTCGGTGTTGACGATGCCCAGGCAGTTCGGCCCGACGATGCGCATGCCGTGCGCCCGCGCGAGGCGCACCAGCTCGGCCTGCCGGGACCGCCCGACCGGCTCGCCCGTCTCGGCGAACCCCGACGACACGACGACCAGCCCGCGCACGCCCTTGGCGGCGCAGTCGAGGACGACCTCGGCGACGGCGTCGGCCGGGACGGCGACCAGCGCGAGGTCGACCTCGCCGGGGACGTCGCGGACGCTCTTGTAGGCCGGCAGCCCGGTGATGGCCGTCGCCTCGCGGTTGACGGCGTAGACCGGGCCGGTGAACCCGCCGAGCACGAGGTTGCGCACCAGCGTCTGGCCGATCTTCTCGCGCCATCGACTGGCACCGATGACCGCGACCGACCGCGGGGTCAGCAGCCGCTCGATGGAGCGCGCCTCGGCCCGGTGCTCGCGGGCGGCCATGACCTCGAGCGAGCTGCCGGTGGGCGCGATCTCGAACTCGACGTGGACGACGCCGTCCTCGTAGCGGTTGTCGACGGTGTAGCCGGCGTCGGCGAAGACGTCGATCATCTTGTGGTTCGCGGGCAGGATGTCGGCGACGAACCGGCGCACGCCGCGCTCGCGGGCCGCCTGGGCCAGGTGCTCGAGCAGCACGCTGCCCACGCCGCGGCCCTGGTGCTCGTCCTCGACCAGGAACGACACCTCGGCGTCGGCGCGGCTGAGCCGCTCGTACCGGCCGACGGCGATCATGTCGTTGCCGACCAGCAGGATCAGCGCGACCCGGTCGCTGTGATCGACGTTCGTGAATCTCTCGACGTCGCGGCTGGTCAGCGTCGGGTAGGGGGCGAAGAAGCGGTAGTACTTCGACCGGTCGCTCACGCGCGCGTAGAACTGGACGAGGCGGTCGGCGTCGGCCGCGGCGATGGGCCGCAGGTGCGCCGTGGCACCGTCGGACAGCACGACATCGGCCTCCCAGTGCGCCGGATAGACCGCCGTCTCGTCCACGGTCACCCAGGCTAGCGGCCGGGACCGTCACGACGCCGGGTGTCGGGGCGCGGATAGGGTCCCGTGTCATGCGCTTCGGACTGGTCGGCACCGGACACTGGGCCCGGGTGGCCCACGCCCCCGCGATCGCGGCGACGGAGGGCGTGACGTTCTCGGGGGTCTGGGGCCGCGACCCCGGCCGGACGGCGGCCATCGCCGGCGAGTTCGGCGTCCGGCCCTATGCCACCTTCGAGGACCTCCTGGGCGACGTCGACGCCGTCCAGTTCTCGGTCCCTCCGGACGTGCAGGCCCGGTACGCGACGGCGGCGGCCGCGGCCGGGAAGCACCTGCTGCTGGAGAAGCCCATCGCGCTGGACGCCGCCGGCGGGCGGGCGCTCGTCGACGCCGCCGACGCCTCCGGGGTCGCCTCGGTGGTGTTCTTCACGCACCTGTTCCGGCCCGAGACGCGGGCCTGGCTGGCCGAGCTCGCCGCCGCGGCCGAGGAGCACCCGTGGGAGGGCGGCGTGGCGCTCGCTCTGGGCACCGTGCAGCGCGAAGAGGGCGACTTCTCGACGCCGTGGCGGCTCGAGCACGGCGGCCTGTGGGACCTCGCCCCGCACGCCCTCTCCGTCCTCGTGAGCGTCCTCGGGCCGGTGGAGTCCGTCGCGGCCCACGAGGACCCGCTCGGCGCCGTCCACCTCGTCCTGGGGCACCGTGGCGGCGCGTCCAGCACGGCCACCGTCTCGCAGAACGTCCCGTCGGCCGCCGCCGTCTCCTACTCGCGCGTGTGGGGCGGCGCCGGACACGCCGTCGCGCCAGCGCCCGAGACTCCCGTCGTCGAGGCCCTGAGCAGGGCCGTCACCGAGCTGACCCAGGCCGCCGCGCCGGGCGCCGCGGCCCATCCGCAGAGCGTGGCCTTCGGTGCGCGGATCCTGGACGTCCTCGTCCGGGCCCAGGAGCACCTCGATTCGGCGCGACACAACGGACAAATGTCGCCGTGATGAACGCGTTCGTGACCGCCTCCTCGTATCGTGTCCCGCAAGCGAACTCGTGTCGACAAGTCGCCCCGAAATACGGGCCAAACCTTGACATGATCGTCATTTCCCGGAAAGAGTGCACGTCGTACGAAGTCTCCGACAGGAGCGGGGGGTATGTGGCGCTTCGACTCGGTGTTGACAACTGAATCGCGCGCGCAAGGCCTCCACCCTCCTCGCGCAATCCGTCCCGATGAAGGTCCGTGACCCGGCCGGCACTGGGACGAATCGCACGAGGAACGCGTCATTCACGCACCATCCGCAGGATCCGCAGAGAGGAGCGCAAATGCGCTACCGCAAGATCGCCCTGACGGCTGCTGCCGCCGGTCTCATGGCCGTCGGTTTCGCTGCGCCGTCCCAGGCCGCACTGACCACGTTCTGTGACGGTGTCGCAGCTGACGTCACCGTCCCCGGTGACCTGGTTGTCGCCGCCGGCAAGTCGTGCGAGCTGACCAACGTCGTCATCAACGGCAACGTGACCGTTCGCAACGACGCCAACCTGCTGCTCGACGGCTCGACCGTCAACGGCAACGTTCGCGTCAACTCGAACGGCTTCGCGGACGTCGTGGGCACGTCGGTCACCGGCACGACGACCCTCGTCGCGGCGTACGGTACGTACGCCGAGGACAGCACGCTGGGCAACAACGTGACCGCCACCGACTCCGGGTTCTTCTACTCGGTCGGTTCGGACCACGCCCGCAGCGTCACCTCCACGAACGGTGAGACCTTCATCGAGAGTGGCTGGGTCACCCGCAACCTCGCCACCACCGGCGACACGCTGACCGACGTCTACGACACCGTCATCGAGGGCACCTACTCCGTGACCGGTGCAGAGCAGGGCGGCGTTCTGTGCCTGTCCGAGGTCGACGGCGACGCGTCGTTCAGCGGCAGCGGCGAGATCATCCAGATCGGCGCCTCCGCCCCGCTGACCGGCTGCGGCTACAACGCCTTCGGCGGCAACCTGAGCATCACCGGCAACAGCGCTGACGTGTACGTGTCCGACAACGTCATCCGCGGCGACTTCACCGCCTCGGACAACACGGGCACGTCGGTCATCGAGAACAACCGCGTTCG
This genomic window contains:
- a CDS encoding GNAT family N-acetyltransferase, translating into MDETAVYPAHWEADVVLSDGATAHLRPIAAADADRLVQFYARVSDRSKYYRFFAPYPTLTSRDVERFTNVDHSDRVALILLVGNDMIAVGRYERLSRADAEVSFLVEDEHQGRGVGSVLLEHLAQAARERGVRRFVADILPANHKMIDVFADAGYTVDNRYEDGVVHVEFEIAPTGSSLEVMAAREHRAEARSIERLLTPRSVAVIGASRWREKIGQTLVRNLVLGGFTGPVYAVNREATAITGLPAYKSVRDVPGEVDLALVAVPADAVAEVVLDCAAKGVRGLVVVSSGFAETGEPVGRSRQAELVRLARAHGMRIVGPNCLGIVNTDPAYSLNASLATTLPPAGRVGFFAQSGALGSAILGDGAARGLGVSTFVSAGNRADVSGNDLLQYWRDDPATEVVLLYLESLGNPRKFSRLSRAVAEVKPVVAVKSGRSTQGVPLGHTVRAIEAPADALDAMFRQSGVILVDTIPEMFDVAQLLAYQPLPRGRTVAVMGNSGALCLLAADAAVSAGLDVYGDPVGFGAGATADDYRKALRAFVDEPAVSSVLVVYAPAVDAPGDDDVAGALEEVAAAAGKPVVTTFQGRRGVRGPGAVPSYPSPEEAARALGHATAYAEWRRRSHGRVPRLEGRDPAAAGKLVRRVLSTTASPAGAPGESRPDGVELGPGELRELLAAYGVDLLPMIPVATVDAALAALDELGGEVVLKATSPRLRHRPDLAAVWRHIDTQWEMRDAWTTMTRTLTDPAEAGFVVQPMAPGGVPVAVRAWEDPLFGPVVSFGVSGVASELLGDRSYRIPPLTDRDAAEMVREVKAAALLMGYQGGIMADLGAVEDLVHRMSRLVDDVPEIRSVELDPVLAGESGVAVVNGSARVAAPAGRQDWYTRRLP
- a CDS encoding Gfo/Idh/MocA family protein: MRFGLVGTGHWARVAHAPAIAATEGVTFSGVWGRDPGRTAAIAGEFGVRPYATFEDLLGDVDAVQFSVPPDVQARYATAAAAAGKHLLLEKPIALDAAGGRALVDAADASGVASVVFFTHLFRPETRAWLAELAAAAEEHPWEGGVALALGTVQREEGDFSTPWRLEHGGLWDLAPHALSVLVSVLGPVESVAAHEDPLGAVHLVLGHRGGASSTATVSQNVPSAAAVSYSRVWGGAGHAVAPAPETPVVEALSRAVTELTQAAAPGAAAHPQSVAFGARILDVLVRAQEHLDSARHNGQMSP